In a genomic window of Aggregatimonas sangjinii:
- a CDS encoding ABC-F family ATP-binding cassette domain-containing protein, protein MLSVSNLSVQFGKRVLFDEVNVSFTQGNCYGVIGANGAGKSTFLKILSGQQDPTSGHVHLEPGKRMSILEQNHNAYDESTVLETVVMGNKDLFAIKKEIDALYADYSDENADRIGELQVKFEEMNGWNADSDAAALLSNLGIAEELHYTLMKDVDSKLKVRVLLAQALFGSPDVLIMDEPTNDLDYDTISWLERFLADYENTVIVVSHDRHFLDSVCTHIGDIDFGKMNLYSGNYTFWYESSQLAARQRAQQNKKSEEKAKELQEFIMRFSANVAKSKQATSRKKMLSKLKVEDIKPSSRRYPAIIFDREREAGDQILGVEGLSAISEDGDQLFQNVNINLAKGDKVAIISKDSRATTAFYEIINGNRKANAGDFKWGITTSQSYLPADNSDFFTQHINLVDWLRQWAKTEEEREEVYIRGFLGKMLFSGEEALKKCTVLSGGEKVRCMLSRMMMLRANVLMLDEPTNHLDLESITAFNNSLKNFKGTVLFTTHDHEFAETVADRIIELTPKGNIDRHLTFDEYMSDKTIKELRSKMYAVPV, encoded by the coding sequence ATGTTGTCGGTTTCAAATCTATCGGTACAATTCGGGAAAAGAGTCTTGTTCGACGAGGTCAACGTTTCGTTTACTCAAGGAAATTGTTATGGTGTGATCGGAGCAAACGGTGCTGGAAAATCCACATTTTTAAAAATCCTATCCGGACAACAGGACCCCACTTCAGGTCATGTACATCTAGAGCCGGGCAAGCGTATGTCTATTCTGGAGCAGAACCATAATGCCTACGACGAATCAACGGTGTTGGAAACGGTAGTCATGGGAAATAAGGACCTTTTCGCTATCAAAAAAGAAATAGATGCCCTTTATGCCGATTACAGCGATGAAAATGCCGATAGAATAGGGGAGTTGCAGGTTAAATTTGAGGAGATGAACGGCTGGAACGCAGATAGTGACGCCGCTGCATTATTATCGAACTTAGGTATAGCAGAGGAGCTGCATTATACCCTTATGAAAGATGTAGACTCTAAATTGAAAGTGCGGGTACTATTGGCACAGGCACTTTTTGGCTCTCCCGATGTACTTATTATGGATGAACCTACGAACGATCTGGATTATGATACCATAAGCTGGTTAGAGCGCTTTCTGGCCGATTATGAAAATACCGTGATTGTGGTATCGCACGATCGTCATTTTCTAGATTCGGTTTGTACGCACATAGGGGATATCGATTTTGGAAAGATGAACCTGTATAGCGGTAATTACACTTTCTGGTACGAAAGTAGTCAGCTCGCGGCACGCCAAAGAGCGCAACAGAATAAGAAATCGGAGGAAAAGGCGAAAGAACTGCAGGAATTCATCATGCGATTCAGTGCCAATGTGGCCAAAAGCAAGCAAGCCACCAGCCGAAAGAAAATGTTATCTAAGTTAAAGGTAGAAGACATTAAGCCATCGAGTCGGCGTTATCCTGCTATTATATTTGATAGGGAGCGGGAAGCGGGCGATCAGATTTTGGGTGTAGAAGGCCTTTCCGCTATTTCCGAAGATGGGGATCAGTTGTTTCAAAATGTGAACATTAACCTGGCAAAAGGCGATAAAGTGGCCATCATTTCAAAAGATTCCCGTGCCACGACCGCTTTTTATGAGATTATCAATGGAAACAGAAAGGCCAATGCAGGTGATTTCAAATGGGGAATAACTACCTCTCAGTCCTATTTGCCAGCCGATAACTCCGATTTTTTTACGCAGCATATAAATCTCGTCGATTGGCTGCGACAATGGGCAAAGACAGAAGAAGAACGGGAAGAGGTCTACATTCGCGGTTTTTTAGGGAAGATGTTGTTTAGTGGGGAGGAAGCCCTTAAGAAATGTACGGTGCTATCCGGAGGGGAAAAAGTAAGGTGTATGCTCAGCAGAATGATGATGCTTCGGGCTAATGTTCTGATGCTCGATGAGCCTACGAACCATCTGGATTTAGAAAGTATCACGGCCTTCAACAACTCCTTGAAAAACTTCAAGGGAACGGTACTGTTTACCACCCATGACCACGAGTTTGCGGAAAC
- a CDS encoding transaldolase, giving the protein MIRVLLYLLLILLFGCTSQEKKSPGVFFAGEIVNPTGDKIVLYKGDKVVDSSSLDKNNRFSFQFDSIAEGLYHFDHAPELQYVYLAQGDSLVIRLNTMDFDESLIFSGTGSEINNFLLELFLANEEEDSKISAWYELEASEFLGKIDELQKEKFETLGELIKDGNLSQNQRNLAKASIVYNYNTYKEQYPFRHRRYSDHGVLEKLPDNFYQYRKSVDYGNEQLTYLRPYYEFMVNHIQNLSFMSCTKECQMKEGVVQKQLHFNEHKLHLIDSLVSEKELKDNLYRHVAFNYLLKVHDYPENNKRFITKFHELSNNNRHLDEIDELYEGIENLQPQKSIPDVYVTNFAGDSLSLREIGKEGKTVFYFWSAVDKKHFNSIKKRVAELTVKNPEYKYVGINMKTSKDTWKGMVEDSRLNKDQQYRAHDFSKLTKSLIIYPENKCVITNDAVIVDAFSNIYSAFR; this is encoded by the coding sequence ATGATAAGAGTTTTACTTTATCTACTTCTTATTTTATTATTTGGTTGCACTTCTCAGGAAAAAAAATCCCCCGGCGTTTTTTTTGCGGGCGAGATTGTAAATCCTACCGGGGACAAAATAGTGCTGTATAAAGGTGACAAAGTCGTCGACTCTTCCAGCTTGGATAAAAACAACAGATTTTCTTTTCAATTTGACTCTATCGCTGAAGGCTTATACCATTTTGATCATGCGCCCGAGCTACAATACGTTTATTTGGCGCAAGGGGATAGTCTGGTCATTCGTTTAAATACGATGGATTTTGACGAATCATTGATTTTTTCCGGAACAGGTTCGGAAATCAATAATTTTCTATTGGAGCTTTTTCTTGCCAACGAGGAAGAAGATTCTAAAATATCGGCTTGGTATGAATTGGAAGCAAGTGAATTTTTGGGAAAAATAGACGAACTTCAAAAAGAGAAATTCGAAACACTGGGAGAACTCATCAAAGATGGGAATCTTTCCCAGAATCAGCGTAATCTAGCCAAGGCCAGTATCGTCTATAACTACAACACCTATAAAGAACAGTACCCCTTTAGACATCGACGGTATTCCGACCATGGTGTTTTAGAGAAACTACCGGATAATTTTTACCAGTATCGCAAAAGTGTCGACTATGGGAATGAGCAGCTGACCTATTTGAGACCCTATTATGAGTTTATGGTCAACCATATTCAGAATCTATCTTTTATGAGTTGCACCAAAGAATGTCAGATGAAAGAAGGCGTGGTTCAAAAGCAGCTTCATTTTAACGAACACAAACTCCATCTGATCGATAGCCTGGTTTCTGAAAAGGAATTGAAAGACAATCTGTATCGTCATGTAGCTTTCAACTATCTTTTAAAGGTTCACGATTATCCGGAGAACAACAAACGATTTATTACGAAATTTCACGAATTGTCAAATAACAACAGACACCTTGACGAAATAGACGAATTGTACGAGGGTATTGAAAACCTGCAACCACAAAAATCCATCCCGGACGTCTATGTCACCAATTTTGCCGGGGATAGTTTATCGTTAAGGGAAATAGGAAAAGAGGGGAAAACGGTTTTTTATTTTTGGTCGGCAGTTGATAAAAAACACTTCAATAGCATTAAAAAGCGGGTGGCGGAGCTAACGGTTAAAAATCCGGAGTACAAATACGTCGGCATTAATATGAAAACAAGTAAGGACACTTGGAAGGGAATGGTCGAAGATTCAAGATTGAACAAAGACCAACAATATCGGGCCCACGACTTCTCGAAGTTGACCAAATCACTTATTATCTATCCGGAGAACAAATGCGTTATTACCAATGATGCGGTCATCGTCGATGCTTTTTCAAATATTTATTCCGCATTTCGATAG